The nucleotide window CAGCCTACTTTTTGTCTATTATACCAAAAATTTCAATTACACTTATTATGAATGTTTCGATATGTCATTTTTCTTTTTTTGCTTCCGTTTTTAATTTATTTGGATTTTGTCTGTTATCAAAAAGAGTTATAATTTCAATTTCATTATTCTTTATTCGATAATATATTGATGTTTGTTTTGTAACGACACATTTATACAATCCTGGAAATTCATTTGATTCGGGGCAAATATCTGGAAGAAAGGAAATTTGCTTAATTGATCTGTTAAGTTTCGTAATAAAATCATTCTTAACTTTTTCAGACCATTCAGTTTCTAAATATTCAAGTAATCTTTCTAATTTATTTTTTGCTCTCTTTGATAATGATACTTGCATATCTATTTCAAATGTTTATTTATGAATTCTTCATAATCATATTTCTCTCCATTATCAAGTTCTTCAATTCCTCCTATAATTTCATCTTGTTCTTCTTTTGATAATTTATTCCAAAAATCTGACTTTTCATTCTGAATTATTCTTGTAATTTTCTCTAATACTATAAGATTTTCAGTATTTATTATCTTTCTCAATAATTCTAATTTAACTGTCTGAATATTCATATTTCACCATTTTATACAAATTTACAAAATTCCTGCGAAAATAAAACATCATTTTTTTAATTTATTGCATACCGCACAACTCTCAGTAATATTTTTGTTGCCAAAAACAAATACTTTTCCATTAATTAAACCTAATAGCATCAACAGGACTTATTTTTGTAACAATATATGATGGAATTATTAACATTAATAAAGTAATTAATAATGTACCTAAATTTAATAATAATAAATGGCTGATTTCAAGATTTATAGGAACTGTTGATACATAATATGATGCAGGATCTAATTTTATTATCCCGAAATTATTTTGTATAACACAAATCAGGATACCAACAAGATTACCCCAGAATAAACCTTTTGCAGTTAAGAATGAAGCAATGTATAAAAACATTTTTCTTATGCTCCAGTTTTGAGTTCCAAATCCTTTTAAAATACCAATCATATTGGTTCTTTCGAGAATAAGTATCAATAAACCCGAAACCATATTAAAACCTGCTACAATAACCATTAATACTAATATTACCCAAACATTCATATCCTGTATTTTAAGCCATGAAAATATCTGCGGAAATTTATCTTTTATACTCACTACTTTTAATTTTGAACCATCTTCATTAAATTGAAATCCTGCAATATCATTAACAATATCGGTCATATTATCTAATTTATCAAAATTATTTATTAAAATTTCAAAGCCGCTAATCTGGTCTTTTGTCCAGTCGTTTAGTTTCTGTATGTGAGAAATATCAACAAGTACAAAAACTCTGTCTAATTCTTCAAGGCTTGTTTCATAAATTCCTGTAATGTTAAATTTTCTTACTCTTGGAGGATTTTGTGCAAAATACATGGCAATATTATCATCTATTTTTAATTTTAAAAGGTCTGCAATATATTTTGAAATAATTATTTTGTTGCTTTTAACAGAATCATTTACAATAAAAGTTTTTCCTTCAACAAGATTGGTTTTAAAAAAGCTCCAGTCAAAATCACTACCAATTCCTTTTAATATAACAACCTGAATATCAGCATCTGTCTTAATAATTCCTGCTTTTGTTGCAAAAATCTGGTAATGTTTTATTCCATATATTGAATCGAGTATTGGAAGAAAAGGCTGTTTTTTATTTATTGATTTTGTTTCGTATGAATAATTAGAATCGTAATTCACAATCTGAATATGAGAACCAAAACCTATTACTTTGTTTCGGATTTCAGACTTAAATCCTGTTACAATAGCTACTGCAAGTATCATTACAGCAAGTCCAAGTGAAATTCCTGTTATAGCAATTTTAATAATAGGTTTGGATATGCTTTTTTCATTGTCAGATTTAAAAAATAATCTTTTTGCTATGAAAAGTTCAATGTTCAAAGTAAATAATTTAAAGTTGTTATTATTTTTTCTGTTGCGAATTTAATATTGCTACGATTTATTATCTAATATTATCTAAAAAAAAATAATGAGTTCAGTATAAAAACTTTTTTTAGCCACCAAAGCACAAAAACACAAAATCTCACCAAAATATATATGCTAGATTTTCAGCATTTTGTGTAATTTGGTGTCTTGTTGTTTTAGTGGCATTTTTTAATTCTCTACCTTTTTAGACTGGACTCATTAATTAAAACTTATATCTTATCTGAAATTTAACTTCAGATTTGGTATTACCCTGAATTTCGTTCAATCCTGTGCCTATTATGTCTTTATCAGAAAAATATGTTTGAGCATATCTAAACCAAACATCAAGGTTATCTAAAACTGAATATTTTAATGTAATATACATTCTTGTCCCTTTTGAATAATAAGCAGGAATTGAAAAAGCATAAAGAATATCATTTTCATAAGCATAAATCCTTGTATCATAAGAATCTGTATCAAATACTGCATATCTGAATGAAACTTTAAGGGGGAAAGTTAAGGGTGAATATTGAACATCCTGATAAATTAAATAACCACTTTCTTTATCATTATCACCAATTTGAGATTTTGATATTTCTATTCGGTTTTTTAAAGTAATACTTTCAGATACTTTGTATGATATATGATAACGTAATTTTAGTTTGTCATCATCAATTAGGTCATTTATTGAAATACTATCTGAGGAAGGACTTTTTTGTTTAATTTCATTTTTGAATCTGATATACATGCTTAAATATCGGGTCGGAAAATAATCAATCTGGGTCAAATAATCATATCCGTGAGATGGTGAATTTACGCCAAATTTTAACCATGGAAATTTATATGTATCAAAGTAAGCAGAAATTTTCCATTTTTTAATCGGATGTATTTCAGTTCCTATATAAAGCCCATTTTCATTTATTGCCCGTGTATTTTCAGAAAACGAACCACTGTAATATGCTTGATAATTACGAGGATAATTTCTATGAAGTACAGATAGCGAAACCTGTGGTGCAAGATTTGTAGTTGCTCCGTTTATGTATGCTATAGCATTATTTTTGCTATGTGCAATTTCTCCGAAAAAATAAATATCTTTTACAGCAAACTGGTAATCAAAGCTAATATTTGAGTTTGAAGAACCTTGAAATTCAAATTGATTATAGGGTTTTATAGTTTTTTTAAGGTCAGCACTAAAATTATAGTTCAAATATGTAAGTCCGATTTTATATTTTTCCCGGTTAAATGAAATATTCCCCCCAAATAAAGTTTCACCAATTGCATCTTTATCGTCAATTTCATTGTATGTTCTGTGATATCCGGTATTTTGAAGTGAAGATATAGTTTGTACTTCTTCTGCAATTGTATCGATTAATACAATATTTGCATCAATTTTCTTTTTTGAGAAAAATACTGTAAAATCAAAATCCTCATGGGTAATTGTTGTTGCGACACCTCTGAAAAACTTATTTTCATCAGTTGAGGAATATTTTTTAATTCCTTGTGCTTTTTTCTTTATGTCCATTACATATGAAGATTTACCGCTTGCCATACCCGACCATACAGCAAGACCTTGTCCAAATTTTAATTGGTAATCACCTAAGCTTAATGTTTTAATACGTCCTATATTATTTATTTGAATATGAGCCGAATAATAATCAAATCCATTTTGCTGTTTTCCTGAAAAAAATTCTTCGCCAGGATCTTTCTCTGAAGTAAATCCCCATGCAATTTTATTTTTATAATTGTATTTATACTTTGTATATAATTTTATATTATTTCCGAGATACCCTGATGAATCATCTTCTTGTATGTAACCTTTCTGTTCTTCAAGCATTTGTTGGCTTCTTATAAAAACCTGATGTTTTCCATATTTTATCGCTCTTGAAAATTTAAAATCATCTTTTTCTAAAACGGTGCTAACCATTACAAATGGTAATATCCGTTGAATAATATCAGGTGTATATCCGTCAACTAATTGTAGTTCGTAAATACTTATAAAATTCCCATTATTTTTTCTGTAATACAACAAACTTTTTATTTGGTATTCCGTTAAAATCTGAATTTTCTCAAGATCTGTTTCATTAGCAAAGTTCAGATTTAAGGGGTTATTAATAAAATAATTCAGGTCATCAAATAATGAAGTATAATCTAATTCTTCATCTGATTCCGAAGCAATTTCTTCAATTATCTCTTCAATAACTGCCTGATTTTCGTTAATGATTTCTTGACCGTAAAAAACAAGAGAGATGTTTATTAAAATAATTAGTAGTATATGTTTTTTAATGATATTCATGTATACTGAGACGTATTAACAATTTTATTTTATTCTGTTGTTTGTTGTTTATTGTTTGTTGTTTTTCGTTTGTCGTTTTTCGTTTGTCGTTAAGTTTATGGTTATGTATTATGATAGTTTAAATTTATTTCCACGATAATCAGAAGAATTATTAAAGTATTAAACAACGTGTGTATAAGAATAATTGCGGTTTTATTGTTATTAACTTTCACTAAAGTAGAAATTTTATTTGTAAAATCTTTCTTTCGTTAGCTAATTTGCTGCAATTATTTTTATATGATGTTACCAGCCGACTTTTTATTAACTAGACTGTGGAAGTTTATAGACCTTATCTTCAGCATAATTATCAACACGAAGTTTTGTATAATTGCCTTCATAACCAATAATATAAAAAAGCATTGTATAGTAAATCTCAGTACAATCAAAAATCCTTTCAATTAATTTTTCATGTTTAGAATTTTTATCACTTCCATGAGCAGCATCATTTCTTAATTCATTCCAAGAATCATATTCACCATAAACCGCCTTATCTTTTATTAGTTGACCTATTAATTTCGCTTTTGACCACTTTTCCTTAGATGTTCCAGGCTTCAACCTATTAATAATCCATTCTTTTGATTCGTTGTGTTTTGTTTCATAATCTTTTTTAATATAATCAATTAATCCTTTAACATCATTTTTAAAGTTAGAATCATCTATCAGTTTTACCTTATAATCCTTTAAAAACGTAGCTGCCAAGTATTCTATTTGGATTGCTAAAGATTGACCAAAGTTAAAAGAATATA belongs to Bacteroidales bacterium and includes:
- a CDS encoding helix-hairpin-helix domain-containing protein translates to MNIIKKHILLIILINISLVFYGQEIINENQAVIEEIIEEIASESDEELDYTSLFDDLNYFINNPLNLNFANETDLEKIQILTEYQIKSLLYYRKNNGNFISIYELQLVDGYTPDIIQRILPFVMVSTVLEKDDFKFSRAIKYGKHQVFIRSQQMLEEQKGYIQEDDSSGYLGNNIKLYTKYKYNYKNKIAWGFTSEKDPGEEFFSGKQQNGFDYYSAHIQINNIGRIKTLSLGDYQLKFGQGLAVWSGMASGKSSYVMDIKKKAQGIKKYSSTDENKFFRGVATTITHEDFDFTVFFSKKKIDANIVLIDTIAEEVQTISSLQNTGYHRTYNEIDDKDAIGETLFGGNISFNREKYKIGLTYLNYNFSADLKKTIKPYNQFEFQGSSNSNISFDYQFAVKDIYFFGEIAHSKNNAIAYINGATTNLAPQVSLSVLHRNYPRNYQAYYSGSFSENTRAINENGLYIGTEIHPIKKWKISAYFDTYKFPWLKFGVNSPSHGYDYLTQIDYFPTRYLSMYIRFKNEIKQKSPSSDSISINDLIDDDKLKLRYHISYKVSESITLKNRIEISKSQIGDNDKESGYLIYQDVQYSPLTFPLKVSFRYAVFDTDSYDTRIYAYENDILYAFSIPAYYSKGTRMYITLKYSVLDNLDVWFRYAQTYFSDKDIIGTGLNEIQGNTKSEVKFQIRYKF
- a CDS encoding type II toxin-antitoxin system RelE/ParE family toxin translates to MQVSLSKRAKNKLERLLEYLETEWSEKVKNDFITKLNRSIKQISFLPDICPESNEFPGLYKCVVTKQTSIYYRIKNNEIEIITLFDNRQNPNKLKTEAKKEK
- a CDS encoding ABC transporter permease, giving the protein MNIELFIAKRLFFKSDNEKSISKPIIKIAITGISLGLAVMILAVAIVTGFKSEIRNKVIGFGSHIQIVNYDSNYSYETKSINKKQPFLPILDSIYGIKHYQIFATKAGIIKTDADIQVVILKGIGSDFDWSFFKTNLVEGKTFIVNDSVKSNKIIISKYIADLLKLKIDDNIAMYFAQNPPRVRKFNITGIYETSLEELDRVFVLVDISHIQKLNDWTKDQISGFEILINNFDKLDNMTDIVNDIAGFQFNEDGSKLKVVSIKDKFPQIFSWLKIQDMNVWVILVLMVIVAGFNMVSGLLILILERTNMIGILKGFGTQNWSIRKMFLYIASFLTAKGLFWGNLVGILICVIQNNFGIIKLDPASYYVSTVPINLEISHLLLLNLGTLLITLLMLIIPSYIVTKISPVDAIRFN